In Acaryochloris marina S15, the genomic window GGACTTCAATGGCGAAGATTGGTTTAAAGGGAGCTTTGGGGAGAGTTTTAGGGCAGAGAGGACTAATCATATGGCCCCACCTTATAAACACGCACAGAAGGATTTATCTCAACGTCAATCTGCGTAAGCGTTTCTATCCCTTTGACAACCCTTCGGGCTGCTAGTTTACCCGTTTTTACCATCCGCTCACCTTTATAGATCAACTCGGTATTAAGAGGCAGATCTTCAAAAATATGCCTATCCTCGTCTGAACAATACCGATCAAAAAAGACGAAAATATTAGGATCATCTTCAAACCACCCATTCCCACTAGCGTCAAATTCTCGATCCATAAAATCTAGAATCTTAGCGGTTGCCTGTGCTGCATCTGGATTTTCCTCTATGATTTTCTGAATTTGCTGTCTAACTATTGGTTTCATCGTTTGCTATCCTTCCTTTTTCAATAATCAAATAATTTCAATGACTAACTTCCCTCAAACCTTCTCCCCAGCCAGGTCATCGGAAACCACAGCCCAAAAGCAATCAGGCAAGAGGCTAGGCTCCAGTAGATGTGGTACTCAGCAAGGGCAGCAGTGGCAGCATTCGCACTCAGCCTGGACCCCTCACGCAGCAGCTCCAGAACTTCCAGAGTTTCTTTGGTACTGCTGTCCTCAGTTATCTCCGGTAGGACAATATTGGCTTTCTCATACTGATGATAGAAATGCGTGGACAAGGGGCGGGCCGCTCTAGGGATGGGTTGCATCATCACCAGATAAAACCCCAGTGACACGCCGATGGAGCCGACAACGATACCTCGGGCCAAGGCCCAGAGAGTTTGTCTGGAGGGTAGTGAAAGTTTCATGGGAACATCCTCAATTGTTCGTAAGTTGATTAGCGGAATCCTTCAGTTGTTTTGTCCTCTGCACATCCGTCTGAATCTTCGGTGGGGCGGTCTGTGCGGAACTGGAACTGAGTGCTGGTGTTTTGCAACATTGCTTGGGTAGTCGCCTGTTGGTCTTGTGGGTCGCACCAGGGCAAAGGGGAGGTGGGGTTTGGGTTGTGGTTCATGGGTGGATATTCCTTGTGTGGCGGGATATTTTTTAGGTGTGAAGTCTGGGAGTTTTCAGGTGCAATGTCGGGGAGTTGGTATGGGGTAGTTGTCGTCGATACGGACTTGCGATGGCCGAAGGCCGGTCGGAGACCATCGCAAAATGGCATCAACCCGCCTCGTCCTTGTCTCTGTAGGTATCCCAAAGGAGAGCGACACGTCTCAGGCCAATGACACCCGCTCCACCAACGATGCACACCAGTGAACCGTAGTGGAGGAAATCATTGGCAGTGGGGTTATGGATGATTGACTTGGATATTTCTACAACAGGCCGAAAAGGGGGCGCTTCAAGTCGCAAATGACCCGTCATTGGATCTGGCCCGACAAAACCATCAGCCATGAGCCAGCAGCCCCAACCCACCAGACCGAGACGCAGGGCAATAACTGGCAAGGCTGAAATAATGGTCGAGAGTACTTCCTTTTTCAGTGGCTTATCTATGGGAGCTATGTTAGTCATTTGTTCTACCTCACTTGCTTTCTCGTGATTCAGATTCATGCGATTGAGCAGCTGACAATGCCAGCTTCACAAAAACGAAGCGTCCTAGAGAATAAGTAGCGACCACCGTAGGAAGGGTCAAAAGCCATAGGGAGAAAAGCCGAGGAAATACCTGGGCAATGGGTTCTCCTTTCGCCAAATAGAAACCTCCCATTGGTGTAGGGATTCTTACCTCCCAAATCGTGGACTTGACTTCAGACTCTGGTAAGCACTGCGCTAGGGTAACGGGCGTATACCCAGGCCGAGAACATTTGGCATCAATCAAATAAGGCGAAACCGCTAGAAAGCCAAATACAACACAGCTCACAGACATTGCACCTAGAACAACCTTGAGCGTTGAACCCAACCCTTCCAAGATTGTGGGTTGTCTGGGGACGGTCCTTGCCCCCAATTCAGTTAACATATTTTTTCTCCTGAGTTTTGGTGGAGAGGGTAATGGATTAATATGCCACTACCCTCAGTTGATGAGTTGGGAAGGGGCAAAATAGTATGCCATCCTCCCTTGAAATAGGCAGGCCGATATCACAACTCGCCCCGAATCTCCTCAATCACGCCGTCGCGGATCACAACCTCAATCTGCATCTTGCGAATCAGATGGTCGCCTTGCTTGGCATAAAAGAAGTTATCGACCTGGCCTTGCTCAACTTCCTCGCCCAACTCCAAAGTTTCGATCTGCTCTAGTTGTTGCAAGACCTGAGTCTTCTGCTCCAGCAGTTCACCCTTGCGCTCATTGGCCTGAGTCTGGATATCTTGGATCTGGGCTTGGGTCTGGGCAATGGAGCTGCCCTCTGGATGGATTTGGACAGTATGATGGCTCAGCTCCCCAACCATTTGTTGAACTTGGGCATCCAGTTGGCCTAGTTGTTCATCCAGTTGGTCAGCTTGCGATTGGAGCTGTTGACGGGCTTCGTCTTTCCATAGAGAGGTAACAATGGCCTTGACGAGGATCAGGCGTTTGAGAAAAAGTTGACTTGAGGATGGAGACTCAACCCACAGTTCAGGTTTTGGTTGGATGAGTCTATCTTGGGTAAGCATAATTTTCTTTCCTTAATGAGATGGCTTGAAGGTGACGGAGTAATATACCGCCGTTAATTTTCTGGATTGGAAATGGCAGGTAATGTGCCATCCGTCTTATTGGTTTGATTGGAGGTGACGGATAATATACCGCCACCTAATGAGATGAAATCGAACCTTCCTGTGAGAATGTACCGCCACTGTTATTTGCCGGACTTGGGGCGATGGTTCCTCGCAGCCACCAGCCCCCCAACCCAGCGAGAAGGGTGACTAGCACCACCACCCAAACCCAATACCGGATGTCCGTGAACATCGCAGC contains:
- a CDS encoding YlqD family protein, whose product is MLTQDRLIQPKPELWVESPSSSQLFLKRLILVKAIVTSLWKDEARQQLQSQADQLDEQLGQLDAQVQQMVGELSHHTVQIHPEGSSIAQTQAQIQDIQTQANERKGELLEQKTQVLQQLEQIETLELGEEVEQGQVDNFFYAKQGDHLIRKMQIEVVIRDGVIEEIRGEL